A genome region from Desulfurispora thermophila DSM 16022 includes the following:
- a CDS encoding amino acid ABC transporter ATP-binding protein yields MIEVKDLHKRFGRLHVLKGVSCRVAPREVVCVIGPSGSGKSTFLRCINMLEEPDAGEVYIDGVKVNDAATDINKLRAEVGMVFQRFNLFPHKTVLDNITLAPCKVKGMPYEQARQIALSLLQKVGITDKAEAYPDQLSGGQQQRVAIARALAMQPKVMLFDEPTSALDPEMVGEVLAVMKDLAREGMTMVVVTHEMGFAREVGDRVIFMDEGLILEENTPENIFNNPRNERLKSFLSKIL; encoded by the coding sequence GTGATTGAGGTGAAGGATCTGCACAAGCGCTTCGGCCGCCTGCACGTTTTGAAAGGCGTGAGCTGCCGGGTGGCGCCGCGGGAAGTGGTGTGCGTGATTGGACCCTCGGGGTCGGGCAAGAGCACCTTTTTGCGCTGTATAAATATGCTGGAGGAGCCCGATGCGGGTGAAGTCTACATTGACGGGGTAAAGGTAAACGATGCCGCTACCGACATCAACAAGTTGCGGGCCGAAGTGGGGATGGTTTTTCAGCGTTTCAACCTTTTTCCCCACAAGACAGTGCTGGACAATATCACGCTGGCCCCCTGCAAGGTGAAGGGCATGCCTTATGAGCAGGCCAGGCAGATTGCCCTTTCCCTGCTCCAAAAGGTGGGCATTACCGACAAAGCGGAAGCCTACCCCGACCAACTCTCGGGCGGGCAGCAGCAGCGGGTGGCCATTGCCCGGGCCCTGGCTATGCAGCCCAAGGTGATGCTTTTTGATGAGCCCACTTCGGCACTGGACCCGGAAATGGTGGGTGAGGTGCTGGCGGTGATGAAGGACCTGGCCCGGGAGGGTATGACCATGGTGGTGGTGACCCACGAAATGGGTTTTGCCCGCGAGGTGGGTGACCGGGTTATTTTTATGGATGAAGGTTTGATTCTGGAAGAAAATACGCCGGAAAACATTTTTAACAACCCCAGGAATGAGCGACTCAAGTCTTTTTTAAGCAAGATCCTGTAA
- a CDS encoding YlbF family regulator has protein sequence MKILDKAAEIGRLLAASREYQAMCRAREELQGDAVARELVQNFQMLQQSYERMHMTGYQLTEEHVARLKKAEEDMMANDTVRRYFSARQEFNRLFNQVQTRLRQHIDLS, from the coding sequence GTGAAAATATTGGATAAGGCGGCTGAAATAGGTCGCCTGCTGGCGGCCAGCCGGGAGTATCAGGCCATGTGCCGGGCGCGGGAAGAACTGCAGGGTGATGCGGTGGCCCGGGAACTGGTGCAAAATTTTCAGATGCTGCAGCAATCCTATGAGCGCATGCATATGACAGGATATCAGCTGACCGAGGAGCATGTGGCCCGGCTGAAAAAGGCGGAGGAAGATATGATGGCTAATGATACGGTGCGCCGTTATTTTTCCGCCCGCCAGGAGTTCAACCGGCTCTTCAACCAGGTGCAAACCAGGTTGCGCCAACACATTGATTTAAGCTGA
- a CDS encoding sensor domain-containing diguanylate cyclase — protein MASHPLMPALLEYTNDAVFLCDRKERIIYMNSSMRRLTGHYRPGHPACHEVFPRKEENCSLCPFACLASNPGPLPAELELTTARQKTITVRCRAFQQLPGFPPLPGLLVILQNITIVKTLQQKYRQTLLALNDQILKRQKLQEELQFSEKLYRTILDYTGMAVTLIEEDHTISTVNPELSRLSGYDPEELLGRKWDEFVHPEDLPWMQALHVARRTPGQRVPNQYEFRLRCKDGSYKNIFYSISIIPGSRQSVGSMLDITERYRMEKALRQSEEKYRLLVESIEDGFYETDLKGRIVFCNSALCRMLGYTKEEMIGASYRLIVDEENRRKVFRAFNSVYSTGRHEKGFSWELITKEGERRTVEVSISLLRNEQDEPTGFCGIIRDITEKQAITRKLRDLSIKDTLTGLFNRNYFDEKMQELTAPQYSPVSIICCDLDGLKFINDTRGHKIGDQLLQVASAILKKCFRSDDIICRLGGDEFVILLPNTDTTTAQMACRRIKEQVEIYNSTRPEIPVHLSLGTATGDTAKVPLGEIFRQADSNMYKEKFASSQSTRSMVTRALTRAMQKAGRPGSDTRQKLEEFSQLLESILK, from the coding sequence TGTGACCGGAAGGAACGGATCATTTACATGAATTCCAGTATGCGGCGACTCACGGGGCATTACAGACCGGGCCACCCCGCCTGCCATGAGGTTTTCCCGCGCAAGGAGGAGAACTGTTCTCTCTGTCCCTTTGCCTGTCTGGCCAGCAACCCGGGGCCCTTGCCTGCCGAACTGGAGCTAACCACGGCACGGCAGAAAACAATCACCGTCCGTTGCCGGGCATTCCAGCAGTTGCCTGGTTTCCCACCCTTACCCGGATTGCTGGTCATCCTGCAAAACATCACCATTGTCAAAACCTTACAACAAAAATATCGCCAGACACTGCTCGCACTAAACGACCAGATATTAAAAAGACAAAAGCTCCAGGAAGAACTGCAGTTCTCAGAAAAATTATACCGGACCATTTTGGATTATACAGGCATGGCCGTAACTCTCATAGAGGAAGACCACACCATCAGCACGGTCAACCCGGAATTGTCCAGACTGAGCGGTTATGATCCGGAAGAACTGCTGGGCCGCAAATGGGACGAGTTTGTCCACCCGGAAGATCTGCCCTGGATGCAGGCCCTGCACGTTGCTCGCCGCACTCCGGGACAAAGGGTGCCCAATCAATACGAATTTCGCCTGCGTTGTAAGGACGGCAGTTACAAAAATATCTTTTACAGCATCAGCATCATCCCCGGCAGCCGGCAGAGTGTGGGCTCCATGCTGGACATCACCGAGAGGTATCGCATGGAAAAGGCGCTGCGCCAGTCCGAGGAAAAGTACCGCCTGCTGGTGGAGAGCATTGAGGACGGTTTTTACGAAACCGATTTGAAGGGCAGGATTGTTTTTTGCAACAGCGCCCTCTGCCGCATGCTGGGATACACTAAAGAAGAAATGATTGGGGCAAGCTACAGACTGATTGTGGACGAAGAAAACCGCCGCAAGGTTTTCCGGGCTTTCAACAGTGTTTATAGCACCGGGCGGCATGAAAAAGGTTTTTCTTGGGAATTAATCACCAAAGAGGGAGAACGTAGGACGGTAGAAGTCTCCATATCCCTGCTGCGCAACGAGCAGGATGAGCCCACCGGCTTTTGCGGCATTATCCGCGATATCACGGAAAAACAGGCCATAACCAGAAAACTACGCGATCTGAGCATCAAGGACACCCTGACCGGCCTTTTCAACCGCAATTATTTCGATGAAAAAATGCAGGAGCTGACCGCCCCCCAGTACTCCCCGGTCAGTATAATCTGTTGCGACCTGGACGGTTTGAAATTCATCAACGACACCAGGGGACACAAAATTGGCGACCAGCTCTTGCAGGTGGCGTCGGCCATATTAAAAAAATGCTTCCGCAGCGATGACATTATCTGTCGCCTGGGCGGGGATGAATTCGTCATCCTGCTGCCCAACACGGACACAACAACTGCCCAAATGGCCTGCCGCCGAATCAAGGAGCAGGTGGAAATCTACAACTCTACCCGGCCCGAAATACCCGTACATCTTTCTTTGGGTACGGCCACGGGCGACACGGCCAAGGTACCGCTGGGCGAAATCTTTCGCCAGGCGGACAGCAATATGTACAAAGAAAAATTCGCCAGCTCGCAGAGCACCCGCAGTATGGTCACGCGCGCCCTCACCCGGGCCATGCAAAAAGCGGGACGCCCCGGTTCGGACACCAGACAGAAATTAGAGGAATTCTCGCAATTGCTGGAAAGCATACTAAAGTAA